One Spirochaetota bacterium genomic region harbors:
- the metW gene encoding methionine biosynthesis protein MetW — protein MKSTADHGGEIRAGYDIIIEEVPAYSRVLDLGCGDGVLLHALQRIKKIDGYGVELSAEGVSMCLEKGLYCYQGDIDDGLADYKSNSFDYVILNQTLQSTKKPEYVLAEIMRIGKNAIISFPNFGYYHIRLQLLCKGTMPRNRLLPYDWYESPNIHLLTIRDFLSYCRARHYPVKKQRHFNIGNGGVSLSSAVAANLFAQYGMFVLDGEKFTGAF, from the coding sequence TTGAAAAGCACGGCTGATCATGGCGGTGAAATCCGCGCTGGGTATGACATTATAATCGAGGAGGTCCCCGCATATTCGCGCGTGCTCGACCTGGGCTGCGGCGACGGGGTTCTGCTCCACGCGCTCCAGCGCATCAAGAAGATAGACGGGTACGGCGTCGAACTTTCGGCCGAGGGGGTGAGCATGTGCCTGGAGAAGGGCCTGTACTGCTACCAGGGCGACATCGACGACGGCCTGGCCGATTACAAGAGCAACTCGTTCGATTACGTCATCCTCAACCAGACACTGCAGAGCACCAAGAAGCCGGAATACGTGCTGGCGGAGATCATGCGCATCGGAAAAAACGCGATCATAAGCTTTCCGAATTTCGGGTACTATCATATCCGCCTGCAGCTCCTCTGCAAAGGCACCATGCCGAGGAACAGGCTCCTGCCGTACGATTGGTACGAGTCGCCGAACATCCATCTTCTCACCATACGCGACTTTTTGAGCTACTGCCGCGCGCGCCATTATCCGGTCAAGAAACAGCGGCACTTCAATATTGGGAACGGAGGCGTATCGCTTTCAAGTGCCGTCGCGGCCAATCTTTTCGCGCAGTACGGCATGTTTGTCCTTGACGGCGAAAAATTTACCGGCGCTTTCTGA
- the uvrB gene encoding excinuclease ABC subunit UvrB yields MPPFRVISRYRPSGDQERAIDLLSEGIGEGMKYQTLLGVTGSGKTFTMAKVIERVGKPALVLTHNKTLAAQLYREFKEFFPQNAVEYFVSYYDYYQPEAYVASRDLYIEKDASINDEIDRLRLRATSSILTRSDVIVVSSVSCIYGLGSPDDFEKLHVPLRVGDDFGRDELLQRLVAIHYTRNDISFTRGTFRVRGDMVEIYPAYLQESVRVEFFGDEIEAIHRTDPLTGKKIEKVDNTYIYPAKHFVSTGDEMTVTVKMIEEELAGRLASLKSEGRLLEAQRLESRTRYDMEMLLEMGYCSGVENYSRIIGRRGAGEPPPTLLDYFKGNFILFVDESHVTLPQVRGMFEGDRSRKTNLVEYGFRLPSALDNRPLYFEEFERIIDRAVFVSATPADYELSVSSRIVEQVIRPTGLIDPAIEVRPAKNQVDDLIGEVRIRAERNERVLVTTLTKKMSEDLTAYLENAGIRAKYLHSEIETIERVEIIRDLRKGEFDCLVGINLLREGLDIPEVSLVAILDADREGFLRSARSLIQTAGRAARNLGGMVIMYAEKITPSMQTAIDETNRRREMQHRYNVEHNITPASISKEILDIIEREYHSDDEYASYVADYKNAYRTLDPGTLKGLIETIRTDMLEAASNLEFEKAAVLRDQMMEAEKKLILLEKAKK; encoded by the coding sequence ATGCCGCCATTCAGAGTGATATCGCGCTACAGGCCGTCCGGAGACCAGGAGCGGGCGATCGACCTCCTGTCGGAGGGTATTGGCGAGGGCATGAAGTACCAGACGCTCCTCGGCGTTACCGGCTCGGGAAAAACCTTCACCATGGCCAAGGTGATCGAGCGGGTAGGGAAGCCGGCGCTGGTGCTCACGCACAACAAGACACTCGCGGCCCAGCTTTACCGAGAATTCAAGGAGTTCTTCCCCCAGAACGCGGTCGAGTACTTCGTTTCGTACTATGACTACTACCAGCCTGAGGCATACGTGGCCTCGCGGGACCTTTATATAGAAAAAGACGCGTCTATCAACGACGAGATCGACCGCCTGCGCCTGAGGGCGACTTCGTCGATCCTGACCCGAAGCGATGTCATCGTGGTGTCCTCAGTCTCGTGTATATACGGTCTGGGAAGCCCGGATGACTTCGAAAAGCTGCACGTGCCCCTGCGCGTGGGTGATGATTTCGGACGCGACGAGCTGTTGCAGCGCCTCGTGGCCATACACTACACGCGTAACGACATCTCGTTCACCCGCGGCACCTTCAGGGTCCGGGGCGACATGGTTGAGATATACCCGGCCTACCTGCAGGAATCGGTCCGCGTGGAGTTTTTCGGGGACGAGATAGAGGCCATACACCGCACCGATCCGCTTACCGGCAAGAAGATCGAGAAGGTCGACAACACCTACATCTATCCCGCCAAGCACTTCGTCTCAACGGGCGATGAGATGACGGTCACGGTGAAGATGATCGAAGAGGAACTCGCCGGTCGTCTGGCGAGCCTCAAGTCCGAGGGCAGGCTCCTGGAGGCGCAGCGCCTGGAGAGCCGCACCCGCTACGACATGGAGATGCTCCTGGAGATGGGCTACTGTTCGGGCGTCGAGAACTACTCGCGCATCATCGGTCGCAGGGGAGCGGGCGAGCCTCCGCCAACGCTCCTGGATTATTTCAAGGGCAACTTCATTCTGTTTGTGGACGAGTCGCATGTCACCCTGCCCCAGGTGCGCGGCATGTTCGAGGGGGACCGTTCGCGGAAGACGAACCTCGTGGAATACGGGTTTCGCCTGCCGTCGGCGCTCGACAACCGGCCGCTTTATTTCGAGGAGTTCGAGCGCATAATCGACCGCGCCGTTTTCGTTTCGGCCACGCCCGCGGATTACGAACTCTCCGTAAGCTCGCGCATCGTGGAGCAGGTTATACGGCCGACCGGGCTCATCGATCCTGCGATCGAGGTGCGCCCGGCAAAAAATCAGGTCGACGACCTGATCGGCGAGGTGCGCATACGCGCGGAACGCAACGAGCGCGTGCTGGTGACGACGCTCACCAAGAAGATGAGCGAGGATCTCACCGCCTATCTCGAAAATGCAGGCATCCGCGCGAAGTACCTGCATTCCGAGATCGAAACCATCGAGCGAGTTGAAATAATACGTGACCTCAGGAAAGGCGAGTTCGACTGCCTGGTCGGTATAAACCTCCTGCGCGAGGGTCTGGACATCCCGGAGGTGTCGCTGGTGGCCATCCTCGACGCCGACAGGGAGGGCTTTCTGCGCTCGGCCCGCTCGCTCATCCAGACGGCGGGGCGCGCGGCGCGCAACCTTGGCGGCATGGTCATTATGTACGCTGAGAAGATAACTCCCTCAATGCAGACGGCGATCGACGAAACGAACCGCCGCCGGGAGATGCAGCACCGCTACAACGTCGAGCACAACATCACCCCCGCCTCCATTTCGAAGGAAATCCTCGATATCATCGAGCGGGAGTACCACAGCGACGACGAGTACGCCTCGTATGTCGCCGACTACAAAAACGCCTATCGCACCTTGGATCCGGGAACGCTCAAGGGTCTAATCGAAACCATCCGCACCGACATGCTTGAGGCGGCGTCGAACCTCGAGTTCGAGAAGGCCGCGGTGCTACGCGACCAGATGATGGAGGCCGAGAAGAAACTGATCCTGCTGGAGAAGGCAAAAAAATGA
- the nadC gene encoding carboxylating nicotinate-nucleotide diphosphorylase, translated as MISLPNENDILPIIDAALKEDIGDGDVTSEAIFTGADISTARVISRQDGIFCGGGVVKMVYRRVDPDVRVSLVKSDGERIARGETAFMVSGRTAAVLTGERTALNFAQRMSGIATGAGRAVKLVAGTTIRILDTRKTAPGLRLLDKYAVAAGGGTNHRMGLFDMVMIKDNHIRAAGGIAEAVRRVRMAHGARFKVEVEVTTTSEAREAADAGADIIMLDNMERELMREAIEIIGGRSKIEVSGNMDEGRIRETAELAIDFISIGALTHSVRAFDLSMRFE; from the coding sequence ATGATATCACTGCCGAACGAAAACGACATCCTCCCCATTATTGACGCCGCTCTGAAAGAGGACATAGGCGACGGTGACGTCACCTCTGAGGCGATATTTACGGGTGCGGATATCTCGACGGCAAGGGTGATCTCCAGGCAGGACGGGATATTTTGCGGCGGGGGAGTCGTTAAAATGGTGTATCGTCGCGTCGATCCTGACGTGCGGGTGTCGCTGGTGAAAAGCGACGGCGAACGGATCGCCCGCGGCGAGACGGCTTTCATGGTGTCGGGACGCACCGCAGCGGTCCTTACCGGCGAGCGGACCGCGCTCAACTTCGCGCAGCGCATGTCGGGGATCGCGACCGGGGCCGGCCGCGCGGTGAAGCTGGTTGCGGGGACGACCATTCGCATACTCGACACGAGAAAGACCGCGCCGGGGCTTCGCCTGCTCGACAAGTACGCGGTGGCGGCGGGGGGCGGCACCAACCATCGCATGGGCCTTTTCGATATGGTGATGATCAAGGACAACCACATACGGGCCGCGGGCGGCATCGCCGAGGCGGTGCGGCGCGTGCGTATGGCCCACGGTGCGCGCTTCAAGGTTGAGGTCGAGGTCACCACGACCTCCGAGGCGCGCGAGGCGGCCGACGCGGGCGCGGACATCATCATGCTCGACAACATGGAAAGGGAGCTCATGCGCGAGGCGATAGAGATAATCGGCGGCCGCTCGAAGATCGAGGTTTCGGGCAACATGGATGAGGGTCGCATACGCGAGACCGCGGAACTCGCGATCGATTTTATCTCGATCGGCGCGCTCACGCATTCGGTCAGGGCGTTCGACCTCTCGATGCGCTTCGAGTAG